A single region of the Arthrobacter sp. zg-Y820 genome encodes:
- a CDS encoding shikimate dehydrogenase, which translates to MSSPSESYLVGLIGEGVTPSLSPPMHEQEADHLGLRYLYRPVDLSALAPDPANPEIDPGVQLQELLLRGRDLGFNAFNITHPCKQLVLQYLDEVSDDARSLGAVNTVLIRDGKFVGHNTDFSGFATALASGLPDAVLDRVVQLGVGGAGAAVAYALLKAGTTHLTLIDLDYGRASERAAALGRLFPDQTVTAAESSNLPEVLAEADGLVHATPVGMHSHPGLPLDLDLLAPRQWVADVVYRPLETELVLGARAKGCAVLDGGYMAVGQAVDAFELITGIRPDADRMRTHFLDLIERGL; encoded by the coding sequence GTGAGCAGCCCCTCGGAATCCTATTTGGTCGGCCTCATCGGCGAAGGGGTTACTCCGTCCCTCTCACCGCCCATGCATGAGCAGGAGGCTGACCACCTGGGCCTGCGCTATCTTTACCGGCCCGTTGACCTCTCCGCGCTGGCGCCGGACCCGGCGAACCCGGAGATCGACCCGGGCGTCCAACTGCAGGAGCTGCTGCTCCGCGGCCGGGACCTGGGCTTCAACGCCTTTAATATCACCCACCCCTGCAAGCAGCTGGTCCTGCAGTACCTCGACGAGGTGTCCGACGACGCCCGGAGCCTTGGCGCCGTGAACACCGTCCTGATCCGGGACGGCAAATTCGTCGGCCACAACACCGACTTTTCCGGCTTCGCAACGGCACTGGCCTCGGGACTGCCCGATGCGGTCCTGGACCGCGTGGTGCAGCTGGGAGTCGGCGGTGCCGGCGCCGCCGTCGCCTATGCGCTGCTGAAGGCCGGGACAACTCACCTGACCCTGATCGACCTGGACTACGGGCGGGCAAGTGAACGCGCCGCCGCGCTGGGCCGGCTTTTCCCCGATCAAACCGTAACCGCCGCGGAGAGCTCCAACCTCCCGGAGGTCCTGGCCGAAGCTGACGGGCTGGTCCATGCCACGCCGGTGGGCATGCACTCCCACCCCGGGCTGCCGCTGGATCTGGACCTGCTGGCGCCGCGGCAGTGGGTGGCCGACGTCGTGTACCGGCCGCTCGAAACTGAACTGGTTCTCGGCGCCCGGGCCAAGGGCTGCGCGGTGCTCGACGGCGGTTACATGGCGGTGGGCCAGGCCGTGGATGCCTTCGAGCTGATCACCGGCATCCGCCCCGATGCGGACCGGATGCGGACCCATTTCCTGGATCTCATCGAGCGCGGACTGTAG